One genomic segment of Acanthochromis polyacanthus isolate Apoly-LR-REF ecotype Palm Island chromosome 9, KAUST_Apoly_ChrSc, whole genome shotgun sequence includes these proteins:
- the lrrcc1 gene encoding leucine-rich repeat and coiled-coil domain-containing protein 1, producing MGDKELSLIDKKITSLLHILLAPTVTSLNLHCNHIPKIEGLTSAWRLRHLDLSSNCISKIEGLSSLTSLRTLNLSSNLITKVEGLNGLVNLTRLNLSYNQINSLTGFLYLHGTEYKLKYLSLHGNYLDSIDHLLECLLGLQGLREITLSQDGRDNPLCMSPGYREIVMQSLPQITVLDGLEQLGNPSPPSLDSDVPGLEDYVQLLLSSDTNHNEVVRVDGPLSTPRIDQLLTQFRHRVNSETVPVKQPDHQCFQSDCSGVADPADPTNEQRIKKLEHHVSQLIQQAPASDRASSSAHPVMMVRKAKRDTDRTSESECDSGKENRRLTRIPNSIASSTTTKETKGRRSDSDQENHKQRTSKSAVGQRRKSGGTAGVQAAGSTRRGPLRAAKTSGDVKTKSAEEEETYRTIVEERDQERERRWKAEQAVRKLTEDLKSMQTKVSEEKDLQSMALHTTDRLKDMLLKERSGRSQLQARVEQLERSCQSLNQQLEQTRSSEEQHKTALRRLEESISHGEALRACQQAEELKRYQDLENKATALKRELDIQRASVQQHKGKLQQLHELLASREQEHRKQLELRLQPGGADFHEAIAKEIASVEQRHSYKEVELQEKLAEGRKQYAALEDEFRMALTIEAAHFSEVREACDQMTVELMELKSALTQSQQREKKSGSLVQELTTMVKEQKNRISELIKAKRDTVTELKGRLQSLEAEVRQDRHLSLQLELLKKDKARLLSQLTAQESVIDGLRAERRIWGQELAQQGASLAQDRGFLEARIEVLSNELENQKKQNGRDNDALEIKMKIMDDQTETIRRLKEALQERDDQTRRLREEVVQAQKRFQQQLEEEMGQRAELKEKLEHLSLCKEELRQQMEDKETELDEVKRVHSDSSKKWQEKADLLTRLESQVKRMKDNFESKERVLLEERDKAMEAHKAAVEKLHSVDNAFRRQLESIQATHQSELLHLANEKQKKIEQTNRKVFEVEEEMRQLLEETETKKRIMEEKMKRLTSVLKDF from the exons TTTGCTACATATTCTCCTGGCTCCCACTGTAACATCTCTTAATCTGCACTGCAATCACATCCCGAAGATCGAGGGCCTGACCTCCGCTTGGCGCCTGAGGCACTTAGACCTTTCCTCCAATTGCATTTCTAAGATTGAGGGTCTAAGTTCCCTCACTTCCCTGAGGACTTTAAATTTATCCTCCAACTTAATCACCAAGGTTGAAG GACTGAATGGCCTTGTGAACCTAACAAGATTAAACTTGTCCTACAATCAGATAAATAGCCTTACTG GCTTTTTGTATCTTCATGGCACGGAGTACAAGCTGAAGTACCTCAGTCTCCATGGTAACTACCTGGACAGCATTGATCACCTCCTGGAGTGCCTGCTGGGATTACAAGGTTTAAGAGAAATCACTTTAAGCCAGGATGGCAGAGATAACCCTCTCTGTATGTCACCAG GTTACAGGGAGATTGTTATGCAGTCACTGCCACAGATCACTGTTCTGGATGGCCTGGAACAGCTGGGAAATCCATCACCTCCAAGTCTAGACAGTGATGTTCCTGGTTTGGAGGACTATGTACAGCTCCTGCTGTCCTCAGACACAAATCACAATGAAGTG GTTAGAGTTGATGGCCCTCTCAGCACACCCCGCATTGACCAGCTGCTGACCCAGTTTCGTCACCGGGTTAACTCTGAAACAGTACCAGTCAAACAACCAGATCATCAGTGTTTCCAATCAGATTGTTCTGGCGTGGCTGATCCAGCAGACCCTACTAATGAACAGCGCATCAAGAAACTGGAGCACCACGTGTCCCAGCTCATCCAGCAG GCCCCTGCAAGTGACAGAGCCAGTAGCTCTGCCCATCCTGTGATGATGGTACGGAAAGCCAAGAGGGACACAGACCGCACTTCAGAAAGTGAGTGTGACAGTGGGAAGGAAAACAGGAGACTTACAAGGATTCCCAACAGCATAGCATCAAGCACAACCACTAAGGAGACCAAGGGCAGGAGATCAGACAG TGATCAGGAGAATCATAAACAGAGGACTTCAAAGTCTGCTGTGGGGCAGAGGAGGAAGTCTGGCGGCACGGCGGGTGTACAGGCAGCAGGGTCAACCAGGAGGGGACCTCTAAGAGCAGCCAAGACCTCAGGCGATGTGAAAACCAAGtctgctgaggaggaggaaaccTACAGG ACAATTGTGGAGGAGCGTGACCAGGAAAGAGAAAGACGTTGGAAGGCAGAACAAGCTGTGAGGAAGTTGACAGAGGATCTGAAGTCCATGCAGACAAAGGTTAGCGAAGAAAAAGACCTCCAGAGCATGGCCCTACACACCACTGACAG ACTGAAAGATATGTTGCTGAAAGAGCGATCAGGGCGCTCTCAGCTACAGGCTCGTGTCGAGCAACTGGAGCGGAGTTGTCAGTCTCTAAACCAGCAGCTAGAGCAGACCCGTAGCAGTGAAGAACAACACAAGACTGCACTGCGTAGACTGGAAGAAAGTATCTCCCATGGAGAGGCACTCAGGGCTTGCCAGCAGGCTGAAGAG TTGAAGCGTTACCAGGATCTGGAGAACAAAGCAACAGCTCTGAAGAGGGAGTTGGATATCCAGAGAGCCTCAGTACAGCAGCACAAAGGCAAACTGCAGCAACTGCATGAACTGCTGGCATCCAGGGAACAAGAGCACAG AAAGCAACTAGAATTGCGGTTACAACCTGGCGGCGCAGATTTCCATGAGGCAATAGCAAAAGAAATAGCATCTGTGGAACAGAGACACAGTTACAAGGAGGTGGAGCTGCAGGAGAAACTGGCAGAGGGGAGGAAACAGTATGCTGCTCTGGAGGATGAGTTCCGCATGGCTCTAACCATCGAAGCTGCTCACTTCTCTGAG GTGAGGGAGGCGTGTGATCAGATGACCGTGGAGCTGATGGAGCTCAAGTCCGCTCTCACTCAGTCACAGCAAAGGGAGAAGAAATCAGGCTCTCTGGTGCAAGAGCTCACAACCATGGTCAAAGAACAGAAGAACCGCATCTCTGAGCTCATCAAAGCCAAGAGAGATACTGTTACTGAACTGAAG GGTCGTCTGCAGTCTTTGGAAGCAGAGGTGCGGCAGGACCGGCATCTCAGTCTGCAGCTCGAGCTGCTAAAGAAAGACAAGGCCCGACTGCTTTCTCAGCTCACAGCTCAGGAGTCAGTGATAGACGGCCTCAGGGCAGAGAGGAGGATCTGGGGCCAGGAGCTCGCTCAGCAGG GAGCATCATTGGCTCAGGATCGTGGATTTCTGGAGGCCAGGATAGAGGTGCTGAGCAATGAGCTGGAGAATCAGAAGAAACAGAATGGAAGGGACAATGATGCCcttgaaattaaaatgaaaatcatggATGACCAGACAGAGACCATTCGCAGACTCAAAGAG GCCTTACAGGAGCGAGACGATCAGACCCGCAGGCTGAGGGAGGAGGTGGTCCAGGCACAGAAGAGatttcagcagcagctggaggaggaaatGGGCCAGCGGGCAGAGCTGAAGGAAAAACTGGAACATCTGAGCTTGTGTaaggaggagctgagacagcaGATGGAAGACAAGGAAACTGAGCTTGACGAGGTCAAAAGAGTTCACAG TGATTCCAGTAAGAAGTGGCAGGAGAAGGCAGACCTACTCACTCGACTGGAGAGCCAGGTGAAGCGTATGAAGGACAATTTTGAGTCCAAGGAGCGTGTACTGCTGGAAGAAAGAGATAAAGCAATGGAAGCACACAA agctgcagtggagaAGTTACATAGTGTGGACAATGCTTTTCGTCGACAACTGGAGTCTATCCAGGCTACACATCAATCTGAGCTGCTTCACCTGgctaatgaaaaacaaaaaaagatagaaCAAACCAATCGGAAG